GCATTTCTTCTCTCAACTCCGTCTGTCAGAGAAATGTTCGCAAAGGGCGGAGTAACACTGGATGATCTTGATCCCGAAGTACTGGTACTTACATACGATACAACGATTACTTATGAAAAGATCCGAAGGGCTGCGCTTCTAATCAGACAGGGTATTCCTTATATAGCCAGTCACCCGGATATCAACTGCCCGACTGAAGAGGGTCCCGTGCCCGACGTCGGAAGCTTGATAAGTCTCTTTAAAACCTCGACAGATCGTAGGCCGGATTACATAATAGGAAAGCCCGACCCCACCATTTTGAAGATGGTGATGGAAGATTTCGGTTGCAGTCCTGAAGAAACTGTCATGATAGGAGACAGAATATACACCGATATTGAATGTGGACTGAAGGCAGAGGTAGATACTTTCCTTGTTCTGTCTGGGGAAACTACAAGAGACATGATTCCGGACAGACATAGTTACAAAGTCGTAGAAAACGTGGGATCTCTGGCAAAGAAGATTGGAGATCACAATACTGTATAATTGCGATAAGTTGGAGGTGATTCAATGGTCATCCTTTTCGTTGTAATTGGAATTCTTGTAGTCTTAGCTCTTTGGCTCATCGGTGTATACAACAATTTAGTAACC
This Mesotoga infera DNA region includes the following protein-coding sequences:
- a CDS encoding HAD-IIA family hydrolase produces the protein MLKRKRLFVSDMDGTFYLGNTLLPGSLDFAMAVGRLGARLVFLTNNSSRTPEEYSRKLEKMGVDRKLFEVYTSGEATISFLKRDFPEKKAFLLSTPSVREMFAKGGVTLDDLDPEVLVLTYDTTITYEKIRRAALLIRQGIPYIASHPDINCPTEEGPVPDVGSLISLFKTSTDRRPDYIIGKPDPTILKMVMEDFGCSPEETVMIGDRIYTDIECGLKAEVDTFLVLSGETTRDMIPDRHSYKVVENVGSLAKKIGDHNTV